The Filimonas lacunae genomic sequence AACACAGGCCAACCAGTTATACGCTGCCAACCTGAAAGGGAACCTTTTATTAGCACATGGCTTAATGGATAATAACGTGCCACCTTACAACACCATGTTGGTAGTAGAAGCGCTGGAAAAGGCCAATAAAGACTATGATTTAATCGTATTCCCATCCAGTCAGCATGGCTTTGGTACATTTTCTCCCTACATGATGCGCCGCCGCTGGGATTATTTTGTGCGTCATTTGTTAAATACAGCGCCTCCTAAAGAATATTTACTGGTAAACAAACCTGACCCACGAAACAAACCATAAGCTGGTACTATTTGCAAGTGGTAGTTTTGCCACAATACATTCCCTGTAAGAAGTCGCTCTGGTTATAAGCGTGTTCTTACAGGGATTTTTATATACACCTATACAAGCGGTAATGGTATGGAACGATGTTTTTGTATATAGTAATAGTTATGAAAAAACATTTATACCACCCATCAAAAACAATTTTATGCAAAACCTGGAGGAACAGAACTTGACATCTTCTTTTGGGATATACGATTTTCAGGAATATTATATGCCAGGAGGAAGTTCCCCTGTAGAGGAGGACGATGAGCTGGAAGACGAAGATGAAAATGAGGAAGACTGGGAAGAGTTGGAGGATGAAGAAATAGAAGAGGCGGAACCTGATTTACCGCTTGATAAAGAAGATCTTGATGAAAATGATTTAACGGATGAAGAGGTAGAAGACCTGGAATGGGAAGACACAGAAGAGGATGAGGACGATGATGTGTGACATCCGCTACTGATAAAAAAATTAAACTATAACCGTTCAAATAAAACAAAAAGCGGTAAGGTAGCAAAGTAAAAGCCCGCATTACGCGGGCTTTTAGTCTATTTAGCTTTTTTCTTCCTGGCCACCTTTTTAGGCGGGTTGGCTTTCAGCTCTTCAATAATAGCTTTTACTTCTTCAATGGTAAGTTCTGCGGCTCTTTCCTGCTGTTCTTTACTCAGCTTATAGTTGCGCAGGCCTTGTTTGATATAAGGGCCATAGGGGCCTTTCAATACCTGTATTTTTTCTTTCTCGAATACTTTAATAGTGCGTTCGTCTTTTGCCTGGCGTTTTTCGGCAATCATCGGCGCTATCTCTTCCAGTGTAACACTGTAAGGATCCATTTCTTTATTCAGTGAATAAAACTTTTTGTCGTGGGCGGCATAAGGGCCAAAGCGGCCAATATTTACGCTTACATCCGAACCTTCAAACTCTCCCAGCATACGAGGCAGTTTAAACAGCTCCATAGCTTCATCGTAAGAAATGGTTTCTATACTCTGGCTGGCTTTTAACTTGGCAAAGCGTGGCTTTTCCTCATCATCCTGGTGGCCAATCTGTACCATTGGGCCGTAACGTCCCATACGGGCAATTACTTTTTTACCACTGGCTGCGTCTACGCCCAGTTCTCTTTCTCCTTTGGCGCGCTCTGCAGTTTCCAGGGTAACTTCAATATTGCTGTGGAAGGGTTTATAAAACCCATCAATCATATTGTTCCATTTCAGTTTACCGCCAGCTATTTCGTCAAACTCTTCTTCAATTTTAGCGGTGAAGTTGTAGTCCATTACCTTTTGAAAGTGTTGTTTCAAAAAGTCGGTAACCACCAGGCCCAGATCGGTAGGGAACAGCTTTGATTTTTCTGCACCGGTATTTTCCTGGATCACTTCTTTCTTCACTTCATCTTTCTTCGTCAGCTCCAGTATGTTCACGTCTCTTTTCACTCCTTCCTTATCGCGCTTTTCTACATAGTTACGTTTCATAATGGTAGAAATGGTAGGCGCATAGGTAGATGGACGGCCAATACCCAGTTCTTCCATTTTCTTTACCAGCGATGCTTCTGTATAGCGTGGTGCAGGACGGGTGAACTTTTCGGTAGCTGTCATTTTAGTAAAGTCCAGCGTTTGGCTCACTGTTAATGGTGGCAGCATACCGTCAGTATCTTCTTCGTCCTCTTCGTCTTTACCTTCCAGGTATACCTTTAAAAAGCCGTCGAACTTCATCACCTCACCGGTAGCAGATAACTGGTCTTTATTGGTAGAGATGCTGATTTTGGCAATGGTTTTTTCAAACTCTGCATCACTCATTTGTGAAGCGATAGTTCTTTTCCATATCAGCTCGTACAGGCGGCGTGTATCCTGATCATCTACCGTATGCGCATTCATATAGGTAGGACGGATGGCTTCGTGCGCTTCCTGTGCGCTCTCGTTTTTGTTTTTATATTGACGTGACTGATAGTAATTGTTACCGTAACTCTGTGTAATCTCGTTTCTGATATCCCCCATAGCGGTATCACTCAGGTTTACACTATCCGTACGCATGTAGGTGATTTGACCGCTTTCGTACAGCTTTTGAGCAAGCAGCATGGTTTTACTCACACTGTAGCCCAGTTTGCGGGATGCTTCCTGTTGCAGGGTAGAGGTAGTGAACGGAGCTGCAGGTGTGCGTTTGGCAGGTTTCACCTGTATATCGGCCACTTTATAGGCAGCACCCTTACAGCTCTCTAAAAACTGCAGTGCGGTTTGCTGGCTGCTTATTTTAGCAGGACCATCCGCTTTAAAGGTTACCGATTTGCTATTAATATCTTTAGCACTGAAAAAAGCTTCTACTTTATAGCTGCTTTCTGATTTAAAAGCGTTGATTTCGCGTTCGCGTTCGGCAATCAGCCTTACCGCCACACTTTGTACACGACCAGCACTCAGGCTGCGTTGCATACCTATTTTACGCCATAAAACCGGGCTTAATTCAAAACCTACCAGCCTGTCCAGCACACGGCGGGCCTGCTGTGCGTTTACCAGGTCCATATTAATACGGCGTGGACTGGCTACTGCCTTTTTAATGGCAGGTGCAGTAATTTCATGGAAAACGATACGTTTGGTATTTACGGGATCCAAACCCAAGACTTCAGCCAGATGCCAGCTGATGCTTTCCCCTTCACGGTCCTCATCCGATGCTAACCAAACCTCATCGGCTTTCTTGGCAAGTGACTTCAACTCTTTTACCACCTTTTCTTTATCCTCGGGCACCATATAACGTGGGGTATAATTGTTGTTCAGGTCTATCCCCATATCATCCTTTTCCAGATCGCGGATATGCCCGTAACAGCTTTTTACCTCAAAATCACCCCCTAGAATTTTTTCTATGGTCTTGGCTTTCGCCGGTGATTCGACTATCAGAAGGTTCTTTGCCATGCTGCAATATTAATTCAATCAATTAAAAGACAAACAATGTTACATTTATTTTCAATAGATAGTGAAATCTATAATTTGTTTCTGAATCGACTCCTCCCGGTATATCTGGCTGTGTCCCAGGCCCGTTGTTTCAATAAAACGCACGTGGGAGAGTTTTTTTAACCGGGTATCATCTGTATCTGCAAACGGACAAATTCTATCCTCCGTATCATGCAACCACAAAACGGGATTAGTAAGGCTTTGTACCACCCGGTTCACTGAAAACCAATGAATTGGGTGACTACCTGCCGTTTCCAGCCGGTTTACAAAAGCCTGGTAGCTGGCCGGAGCCAGCGGAAAAATATGTGTAAATTGTTTTACCGCCCGTGACAATTCTGAAGCGGGGGCAATTAAAGTCAGTTTTACGTTAGGCTGTTGCAGTTCTTCCGCCGCCAATGCCACGGCCAATGCACCTATGGAGTGGGACAAAATACTGTAAACAGGTCCGTATTGGGCAATTATATATAGTATAATCTGCTTGTACTCTACAATATTCAGCGTTTTTCCACCGCTGATGCCGTGCCCGGGTGCATCAAATGCCAGTACGCGAAAGCCTTGCTGTAATAAAAGTGTTACATATGCATCAAACCGGTAACTAAAACTATCAAAGCCATGACAGATTAAAACAGTACCACGAGTTTCCAATTGAGCAGGAAGCCATTCAAACCCGTTGATTTCTAAATTGTTAAAGGTAAATGAGCGGGAGGTTCCCTGCTGAAAAACGGGTGGCATTTCACGCTTAGGCTTGCCACTATAAGGCGTACAAAATAGCTGGAAAGCGGCATCTGCTGCTATCCGGGGCGACACACTGCCAAGTGCTCTGAACTTGGCCCTGTAATAGCCTTTCGCTATTTGAACAAGTAATTTCATCCTGGTTTAAGGTTTAGCCAACGAAATTGTAAGCCCTTCAAAAATAAGGTATTCAGTTTTAACGCTTTATAATTACTCCATTTTTTCCCTTTTGGGGCATATTAGACTCTGCGATTATTAATAGCTGGGAAGTCGAAGTATAATTTCGTTACTTGCTTACATCAAACCGATGAATAGTAACACTTAAAGCGGCATAGTATGAAGGTAGTTTTAATAGGATCCGGTAATGTTAATACCGTATTGGGCAAGAAAATAGTAAAAGCGGGGCACCAGGTGCTACAGGTCATCAGCCGTAACCTGGACAATGCTGGGCAGCTGGCAGGCGAATTAGGAGCAACGGCAGCAGATAGTATACAGCAACTGAATAAAGAAGCGGATATATATATATTGTCGGTTTCTGATTCTGCATTGCCTGAAATAGCAAGCGGGCTTCAATTAGACAAGCAATTGGTAGTACATACTACCGGGGCAGGTTCTATTGAGTTACTGAAAACCTGCTCTACCCGTTATGGCGTGCTGTATCCCTTACAAAGTTTGCGTAAGAATATGAATAGCAACCCGGTAATACCCCTGTTTACTGACGGTAATACGCCGGAGGTAGAACAGGAGATACTGCGTTTTGCGGAAACCCTTTCTTCCATAACAGGCCATGCAGACGATGCGCAACGTATTAAATTACATGTGGCGGCTGTGCTGGTCAATAATTTCACCAACTACCTGTATGCACAGGCAGAAGTGTTTTGTAAACAGGAGCGTATTGACTTTAAAGTGCTGTTACCTTTAATAGAAGAAACTTCAGGACGCTTACATCACTATTCGGCTGCCGATGTGCAAACAGGCCCTGCTGCCAGAAGGGATATGGTAACAATAGAAAAGCATCTACAGATTTTACAGCCCTACCCGGAGCTGATAGAGTTGTACGTGAATATTTCAGATTGCATTATTAATAACCCGGTTAAAAAGTAACGCTGCCGGGATATAAACATAAAAAAAGTCTCCCGTCAAAAAGAGGGGAGACTATCTATAGCAAGCAATCGTTTCCGTTTGTTAATGGATTGCAAATGTAAGGGCTTGTTTGAATAAAACAAACAATTGTTCGTAGAAAATGTGGGCCTGTTTCCCAGGTGAGCGTCTTCCTCATTTTTAGCACATTATCCCTACTTTTGCTGCCCAAATTAGAATGATTCATGTATCAGATTAAGGTGAATTTTGAGCAGAAAGGATTAGCACCGGTAGTATTGGAAAATATTGCGTCTAACCAAAGCTTGCTGGAAATATGCCTTGATAATGGTATTGAATTACATCATAATTGCGGTGCAGTTTGTGCTTGTAGCACCTGTCATGTGTACATTGACAAAGGCGAGGAGTTTATCCCGGAGATTACAGACAGGGAAGAAGATTTCATTGACAGGGCGGTAAACCCGCGCATTCATTCCCGCTTAGGCTGTCAGTGCGTGTTGAAGCCTGGTAGCGGTTCATTGGAAATAACCTTGCCCGATCAAACACAGTTTTTAGGTGAATAAACACTACTACCACATTAAAATAAGAGAATATGGCCACTTTTGAACCTCCTATTCACTGGAGCGATCATGAAGATATTGCTATGAAATTATACGAGCGCTTTGGTGCGGAGTTTAATGAGGGTAAAATTTATCGTATTCGTTTTACCGATTTGCTGGAATGGATATTGGAGGTGCCTAACTTTGAAGGCACGCGTGAACAAAGTACAGAAGGACACCTGGAGATGATTCAGAGTGCGTGGGTATATGAATGGCGTGATAATCAGAAATAACAGGTAGGATGAATGTATTAGAACTATTTAAACCCATCACCACTTTTGTTTTTGATGTGGATGGCGTACTTACCGATGGCATGCTGCTGGTAATGCCCGGCGGATTAATGGCCAGGCGTATGAACATTAAAGATGGGTATGCTTTGCAGCTGGCTATTAAAAGGGGATACAAGGTGGTGATTATTTCGGGTGGCAACTCCCCTGAAGTAAAAGAACGACTGAATAACCTGGGTATCACCGACGTTTTTATGAAAGTGGAGAATAAGCTGGAATGTTTGCAACAATATATGCAACAGCATCAGCTGAAAGCAGAAGAGCTGTTGTTTATGGGGGATGATATTCCGGATTATGAAGTAATGCAGCTTACAGCTTTGCCTTGTTGTCCATCAGATGCAGTGGCAGAAATAAGGAGTATTGCCCGTTATATTTCCCCGTTAAAAGGAGGAGAAGGCTGTGGCAGAGATGTGATAGAGAAGGTGTTGAAGCTGCGTGGCGACTGGATGACTGACACACAAATTAAATCGCAATAAAACCTATTGTACTTGAAATTATTGAGCGCTTTTTTGAAGCTGGTAAGGTGGCCTAACCTTGTGTTTATAGCACTTACGCAGGTAATGTTCAAGTATTGCGTATTGCAACCCATATTTCAGCGGGCCGCATTAACGCCTAACATTCAGGGCGTCAGTTTTGTGCTGATTATTTTATCGTATGTGTTTATTGCAGCAGCAGGATATATTATCAACGATTATTTCGATTTGAATATAGACCAGGTAAACAAACCGGATAAAGTGATTATTGCCCGTGTTATCAGAAGGCGTTGGGCGCTGGCCTGGCATATTATTCTAAGTGTGCTGGGTATCCTGTTCAGTTTGTATGTGGATTTACGCTCGGGCAGTAAAATAGCAGGCTTCAGCGCTTTTTGCTGTGTTATCCTCCTCTTTTTTTATTCCACTACTTTAAAGAAGAAGTTTTTAATAGGCAACATCATGGTTTCGGCCATTACTGCATGGCCTATTATTGCGCTTACCTGGTTTGAGGGTAACCAGTTTTTTATTTACCAGAGCCGTGCAGGCAATCTGCAAATTGATAAAATTTTCCGCCTAACGGTTTTATACACCAGCTTTGCCTTTATTATATCGTTGATTCGTGAAGTAGTGAAGGATATGGAAGATGTAGAAGGCGACAGAAGATATGGTTGCAAAACCATGCCTATTGTATGGGGCTATAATGCCGCTAAAGTGTTTGTGGCTGTTTGGCTGGTAGTGTTAATTGCTTTGATTGTTACCACCCAGGCATATGTAATGCGCTTTGGCTGGTGGTTTAGTGTTATATATGCGGTAGTGCTTATTATTGGCCCTTTACTTACCGTAGGCAAAAAGTTAACTACGGCTCAAAGTCCGTCAGAATATCATAAGCTAAGCAGTTTAATCAAGCTGGTGATGCTAACCGGTATATTGTCCATGAGCTTCTTTCTTATTTATTCCTGATACTTATTTTTGTTTGTATGCAACAACAGGTTATACTGGCTTCCCAATCTCCTAGAAGGAAACAATTACTGGAATGGGCTGAAGTGCCTTTTACTATTGTGGTAAAAGAAACTGCGGAAACCTATCCGGAAAGCATGGCTATTGCAGAAGTGCCTGTTCATATAGCGCGGCAAAAAGCATTGGCAGTGCGGGAGCAATTACAAAGTGAAAAACCGGCTGTTGATTCGCCTGTGATACTAGCGGCAGATACTGTAGTGGTATTAGGCAAAAGAATAATAGGAAAGCCCAAAAGCAGGCAGGATGCTATAGATACGCTTACTGATTTAGCAGGGCAACGACACGACGTTATTACCGGTGTAGTGATACTGCATCAGGAAAAGGAAATTTCTTTTTATGATGTAACACATGTGGAGTTTCATTATTTGAGCGCAGATGAGATTGCTTTTTATGTAGATAAATATAAGCCATATGATAAGGCAGGCGCATATGCCATACAGGAATGGATTGGCGTAGTAGGTATTAAAAGTATAGAGGGCGATTTTTATAATGTGATGGGATTGCCTGTAAGCAGGGTGGTGCGGGCCTTAAAAGATTTGAGTGTGTTGTAAAATAATAAACATGTTGATTTATATTGAGTTAAAATCAACGATTGCTTATGCTAACTCATGCACCGCATACAGCTAACATTATTACCGAAAAACTATTACAGTTTATATGGTTGCACCGCTACTTCAATTACAAAAGCGCCTATACTACAGAAGGTGAGCCCATAGAAGTGATTCAAACGGGTATACTTAATGTAAACCAGGGGCCAGACTTCTTACAGGCACGTATC encodes the following:
- the topA gene encoding type I DNA topoisomerase, producing the protein MAKNLLIVESPAKAKTIEKILGGDFEVKSCYGHIRDLEKDDMGIDLNNNYTPRYMVPEDKEKVVKELKSLAKKADEVWLASDEDREGESISWHLAEVLGLDPVNTKRIVFHEITAPAIKKAVASPRRINMDLVNAQQARRVLDRLVGFELSPVLWRKIGMQRSLSAGRVQSVAVRLIAEREREINAFKSESSYKVEAFFSAKDINSKSVTFKADGPAKISSQQTALQFLESCKGAAYKVADIQVKPAKRTPAAPFTTSTLQQEASRKLGYSVSKTMLLAQKLYESGQITYMRTDSVNLSDTAMGDIRNEITQSYGNNYYQSRQYKNKNESAQEAHEAIRPTYMNAHTVDDQDTRRLYELIWKRTIASQMSDAEFEKTIAKISISTNKDQLSATGEVMKFDGFLKVYLEGKDEEDEEDTDGMLPPLTVSQTLDFTKMTATEKFTRPAPRYTEASLVKKMEELGIGRPSTYAPTISTIMKRNYVEKRDKEGVKRDVNILELTKKDEVKKEVIQENTGAEKSKLFPTDLGLVVTDFLKQHFQKVMDYNFTAKIEEEFDEIAGGKLKWNNMIDGFYKPFHSNIEVTLETAERAKGERELGVDAASGKKVIARMGRYGPMVQIGHQDDEEKPRFAKLKASQSIETISYDEAMELFKLPRMLGEFEGSDVSVNIGRFGPYAAHDKKFYSLNKEMDPYSVTLEEIAPMIAEKRQAKDERTIKVFEKEKIQVLKGPYGPYIKQGLRNYKLSKEQQERAAELTIEEVKAIIEELKANPPKKVARKKKAK
- a CDS encoding alpha/beta hydrolase; this encodes MKLLVQIAKGYYRAKFRALGSVSPRIAADAAFQLFCTPYSGKPKREMPPVFQQGTSRSFTFNNLEINGFEWLPAQLETRGTVLICHGFDSFSYRFDAYVTLLLQQGFRVLAFDAPGHGISGGKTLNIVEYKQIILYIIAQYGPVYSILSHSIGALAVALAAEELQQPNVKLTLIAPASELSRAVKQFTHIFPLAPASYQAFVNRLETAGSHPIHWFSVNRVVQSLTNPVLWLHDTEDRICPFADTDDTRLKKLSHVRFIETTGLGHSQIYREESIQKQIIDFTIY
- a CDS encoding Rossmann-like and DUF2520 domain-containing protein; amino-acid sequence: MKVVLIGSGNVNTVLGKKIVKAGHQVLQVISRNLDNAGQLAGELGATAADSIQQLNKEADIYILSVSDSALPEIASGLQLDKQLVVHTTGAGSIELLKTCSTRYGVLYPLQSLRKNMNSNPVIPLFTDGNTPEVEQEILRFAETLSSITGHADDAQRIKLHVAAVLVNNFTNYLYAQAEVFCKQERIDFKVLLPLIEETSGRLHHYSAADVQTGPAARRDMVTIEKHLQILQPYPELIELYVNISDCIINNPVKK
- a CDS encoding 2Fe-2S iron-sulfur cluster-binding protein, producing MYQIKVNFEQKGLAPVVLENIASNQSLLEICLDNGIELHHNCGAVCACSTCHVYIDKGEEFIPEITDREEDFIDRAVNPRIHSRLGCQCVLKPGSGSLEITLPDQTQFLGE
- the iscX gene encoding Fe-S cluster assembly protein IscX, with translation MATFEPPIHWSDHEDIAMKLYERFGAEFNEGKIYRIRFTDLLEWILEVPNFEGTREQSTEGHLEMIQSAWVYEWRDNQK
- a CDS encoding KdsC family phosphatase, with translation MNVLELFKPITTFVFDVDGVLTDGMLLVMPGGLMARRMNIKDGYALQLAIKRGYKVVIISGGNSPEVKERLNNLGITDVFMKVENKLECLQQYMQQHQLKAEELLFMGDDIPDYEVMQLTALPCCPSDAVAEIRSIARYISPLKGGEGCGRDVIEKVLKLRGDWMTDTQIKSQ
- a CDS encoding geranylgeranylglycerol-phosphate geranylgeranyltransferase; its protein translation is MKLLSAFLKLVRWPNLVFIALTQVMFKYCVLQPIFQRAALTPNIQGVSFVLIILSYVFIAAAGYIINDYFDLNIDQVNKPDKVIIARVIRRRWALAWHIILSVLGILFSLYVDLRSGSKIAGFSAFCCVILLFFYSTTLKKKFLIGNIMVSAITAWPIIALTWFEGNQFFIYQSRAGNLQIDKIFRLTVLYTSFAFIISLIREVVKDMEDVEGDRRYGCKTMPIVWGYNAAKVFVAVWLVVLIALIVTTQAYVMRFGWWFSVIYAVVLIIGPLLTVGKKLTTAQSPSEYHKLSSLIKLVMLTGILSMSFFLIYS
- a CDS encoding Maf family nucleotide pyrophosphatase; translated protein: MQQQVILASQSPRRKQLLEWAEVPFTIVVKETAETYPESMAIAEVPVHIARQKALAVREQLQSEKPAVDSPVILAADTVVVLGKRIIGKPKSRQDAIDTLTDLAGQRHDVITGVVILHQEKEISFYDVTHVEFHYLSADEIAFYVDKYKPYDKAGAYAIQEWIGVVGIKSIEGDFYNVMGLPVSRVVRALKDLSVL